A window of Primulina huaijiensis isolate GDHJ02 chromosome 9, ASM1229523v2, whole genome shotgun sequence contains these coding sequences:
- the LOC140985270 gene encoding pleiotropic drug resistance protein 3-like yields MAQLIGVDEIESFRNELSEIGRSFRASLRRHASSFRSLGSDRNFDLDDDAKLQWEEIDRLPTFERLKSSLFDEDDEHGDGIRGKRVVDVTKLGAQERHVFIEKLIKHIEHDNLELLHKIRKRMDKVGVKLPTIEVRYTNLSIEAECEVVYGKPLPTLWNSFKSMISDIARLPGLQSQKAHINIINNVSGLIKPGRLTLLLGPPGCGKTTLLKSLSGNLDKSLKVTGEVSYNGYTFDEFVAQKTSAYISQYDLHIPEMTVRETLDFSSQCQGIGSRAEIMTELTRREKEAKIIPDPDIDTYMKAISLEGQKTNLQTDYMLKILGLDICADTLFGDAMRRGISGGQKKRLTTGEMIVGPTKALFMDEISSGLDSSTTYQVVSFLQQLAHITDATILVSLLQPAPETFDLFDDVILMGEGNIAYHGPRSDILEFFRTCGFQCPERKGVADFLQEVISRKDQEQYWHETQKPYSYVSIDTFSRKYKESPQGKKLNVELSIPFDKSKSHKNAISFSGYSLPKWNLFRSCMSRELLLMKRNSFVYIFKVVQLVIIASVSMTVFLRTQMGIDLVHANNYLGALFYSLIVVLIDGMPELSMTVSRLAVFYKQRDLRFYPAWAYAVPATILKIPLSLLSALAWTSLTYYVIGYSPEPGRFFSHMMMICAVHMASISMFRFLASIFRTMVASTTAGSLAIVFVMLFSGFLIPRPSMPSWLKWAFWVSPLSYGEIGLSINEFLAPRWQKGLSGNTTLGHQTLENRGLNFGGYFFWISIGALFGLTVLFNIGFVLALSFLKSSGSRVIISSETLTQLHGSKESKNKMREEEKLRDPPTTSTKLHKEKMVLPFEPLSISFQDVQYYIETPMAMKEHGYTQKRRQLLCDITGAFRPGILTALMGVSGAGKTTLLDVLSGRKTVGIVEGEIRIGGYPKNQRTFARISGYCEQTDIHSPQITVEESVVFSAWLRLQSNINPKTKYEFVNEVLETIELDGIKDALVGTPGVTGLSTEQRKRLTIAVELVANPSIIFMDEPTTGLDARSAAIVMRAVKNVANTGRTIVCTIHQPSINIFEAFDELVLLKAGGRMIYCGPLGQHSCKVIEYFECISGVPKIRDNYNPATWMLEVTSTSSEAELGVDFAQIYEHSALHEEKKELVRKLSLPPSGSKDLHFPTTYSQNGWQQFKACLWKQHWSYWRSPSYNLMRSLHMLFASFLFGFLFWGQGKKIHNQQSLFTLLGSMYSSTLFCGINNSASVLPYVSTERNVLYRERFAGMYASWAYSSAQVIIEIPYLFAQAIAFTVITYPMIGYYWSAYKIFWYFYSMFCSLLYFTYLGMLLISITPSFPVAAISQSAFYTFLNLFSGFLIPRPQIPKWWVWFYYVVPTSWTLNGMLNSQFGDIGKQIVVFGENKRIEDFLRDYFGYHHDMLPLVGVLLMLYPIAFASLFAVCIENLNFQRR; encoded by the exons ATGGCGCAGTTGATTGGAGTGGATGAAATTGAATCATTCAGGAATGAGCTCTCGGAGATTGGGAGAAGCTTCAGAGCATCTTTGCGGCGTCATGCATCGAGTTTTCGGAGCTTGGGTTCGGATAGGAACTTTGATTTGGACGATGATGCTAAGTTGCAGTGGGAGGAAATCGACAGGCTGCCGACTTTTGAACGATTGAAATCTTCGTTGTtcgatgaagatgatgaacatgGAGATGGGATTAGAGGGAAAAGAGTGGTCGATGTTACTAAGCTTGGTGCCCAGGAAAGGCATGTGTTCATCGAGAAACTTATCAAACACATTGAGCACGATAATCTCGAATTGCTgcataaaattagaaaaagaaTGGACAA AGTTGGTGTAAAATTGCCAACCATTGAGGTGAGATACACGAATTTGAGTATAGAAGCCGAATGTGAAGTTGTTTATGGAAAGCCGCTCCCTACTCTTTGGAATTCTTTTAAGAGCATGATATCG GATATCGCCAGGCTTCCTGGTTTGCAGTCACAAAAGGCACATATAAACATCATTAACAATGTTAGTGGTTTGATTAAGCCTGGAAG ATTGACGCTATTACTTGGTCCTCCAGGGTGTGGGAAGACTACACTATTGAAATCTTTATCAGGAAATTTGGACAAATCATTAAAG GTTACTGGTGAGGTTTCATACAACGGATACACATTTGATGAGTTTGTAGCCCAGAAAACGTCAGCTTATATAAGCCAATATGATCTGCATATCCCGGAAATGACTGTCAGGGAAACACTTGATTTTTCATCTCAATGTCAGGGTATTGGTAGCAGAGCAG AAATCATGACTGAGCTTACAAGAAGAGAGAAAGAAGCAAAAATCATACCAGATCCAGATATAGATACTTACATGAAG GCAATCTCTTTGGAAGGTCAAAAGACAAATCTTCAAACAGACTACATGTTGAAA ATACTTGGTCTTGATATCTGTGCTGATACACTATTTGGAGATGCAATGAGAAGAGGTATTTCTGGTGGTCAGAAGAAGAGACTGACAACAG GTGAAATGATTGTTGGGCCGACAAAAGCTTTATTCATGGATGAAATTTCGAGTGGTTTGGATAGCTCGACCACATATCAGGTCGTCAGCTTCCTTCAACAACTGGCACACATCACAGATGCTACAATACTTGTTTCACTTCTCCAGCCGGCACCAGAAACCTTTGATCTCTTTGATGATGTTATCTTGATGGGAGAAGGGAATATTGCCTATCATGGACCCCGAAGTGATATTTTAGAATTCTTTAGGACTTGTGGGTTTCAATGTCCTGAAAGAAAAGGAGTGGCTGACTTTCTCCAGGAG GTTATATCAAGAAAAGATCAAGAACAATACTGGCATGAAACTCAAAAACCTTACAGTTATGTTTCTATAGATACATTTTCAAGGAAATATAAGGAGTCTCCGCAAGGAAAGAAGCTTAATGTAGAACTCTCCATTCCATTTGACAAGTCGAAGAGCCACAAGAATGCAATTAGTTTTAGTGGGTATTCTTTGCCGAAATGGAATCTCTTTAGATCTTGTATGTCAAGAGAACTTCTTCTCATGAAAAGAAATTCTTTCGTTTACATATTCAAAGTTGTTCAG CTTGTCATCATAGCATCTGTATCAATGACTGTATTCTTGAGGACACAGATGGGCATTGATCTCGTCCATGCAAATAACTACTTGGGAGCACTATTTTATTCTCTGATAGTTGTTCTTATTGATGGAATGCCTGAGCTCTCGATGACCGTTTCAAGGCTTGCAGTTTTCTACAAACAGAGAGATTTACGTTTCTACCCTGCTTGGGCATATGCAGTTCCAGCTACCATTCTCAAGATTCCTCTCTCGTTGTTGTCAGCTTTAGCATGGACTTCTCTTACTTATTACGTCATTGGGTATAGCCCAGAGCCTGGGAG GTTTTTTAGCCACATGATGATGATATGCGCTGTCCACATGGCCTCAATCTCTATGTTCCGTTTCTTGGCGTCAATTTTTCGTACTATGGTCGCATCTACAACAGCTGGTAGTTTGGCGATAGTATTCGTGATGCTATTCAGTGGCTTTCTGATTCCAAGAC CATCCATGCCGTCTTGGTTAAAATGGGCATTTTGGGTTTCTCCATTATCCTACGGAGAGATAGGCCTTTCGATAAATGAGTTTCTAGCACCAAGATGGCAAAAG GGGCTATCAGGAAATACCACATTGGGACATCAGACACTTGAAAACCGTGGGCTAAATTTCGGAGGATATTTTTTTTGGATATCAATAGGTGCCTTGTTTGGACTGACAGTGCTCTTCAACATTGGGTTCGTATTGGCCTTAAGTTTCTTAAAAT CATCTGGTTCTCGTGTCATCATTTCAAGTGAAACACTCACTCAATTACATGGAAGTAAAGAATCCAAGAACAAAATGCGAGAAGAAGAAAAACTGCGAGATCCTCCAACAACTAGCACAAAATTGCATAAAG AGAAAATGGTTTTACCTTTTGAACCCCTGTCTATATCTTTCCAAGACGTTCAATACTACATTGAAACACCAATG GCCATGAAGGAGCATGGTTACACTCAGAAAAGGCGTCAACTTTTATGTGATATAACCGGGGCATTTAGACCCGGTATTCTTACTGCTCTCATGGGTGTCAGTGGAGCTGGGAAAACAACCCTTCTTGATGTACTTTCTGGTAGGAAAACTGTTGGCATTGTGGAAGGAGAAATAAGAATTGGGGGTTACCCAAAAAATCAAAGGACATTCGCTAGAATTTCAGGTTACTGTGAGCAAACTGACATACATTCTCCACAAATTACAGTGGAAGAATCAGTAGTTTTTTCAGCTTGGCTACGCCTTCAATCCAATATCAATCCAAAGACAAAATAT GAATTTGTTAACGAAGTCCTTGAAACAATTGAGCTTGATGGAATAAAAGATGCATTAGTGGGTACTCCTGGTGTTACCGGTTTGTCAACTGAGCAACGGAAGCGGTTGACTATAGCTGTGGAACTTGTAGCAAACCCCTCAATAATCTTCATGGACGAGCCAACAACTGGACTCGACGCCAGGTCAGCAGCAATCGTCATGCGGGCAGTAAAGAATGTGGCAAATACTGGGAGAACAATTGTCTGCACCATTCATCAACCAAGCATCAACATATTTGAAGCATTTGATGAG TTGGTACTTCTGAAAGCTGGAGGTCGCATGATATATTGTGGACCCTTAGGCCAGCACTCCTGCAAAGTGATAGAGTATTTTGAG TGCATCTCCGGTGTCCCAAAAATAAGAGATAACTACAATCCGGCCACGTGGATGTTGGAGGTCACGTCAACTTCTTCAGAAGCTGAACTTGGAGTAGACTTTGCACAGATTTACGAGCATTCTGCTTTGCACGA ggaaaaaaaagagCTTGTGAGAAAGCTTAGCTTGCCACCTTCGGGATCAAAAGATTTGCATTTCCCTACCACCTATTCCCAAAATGGTTGGCAACAATTCAAAGCTTGTCTGTGGAAGCAGCACTGGTCTTATTGGAGAAGCCCTTCCTACAACTTGATGCGCTCCTTGCATATGCTTTTTGCGTCTTTCCTTTTTGGTTTCCTTTTCTGGGGTCAAGGCAAGAAAAT ACATAATCAGCAGAGTCTATTCACTCTGCTTGGTTCAATGTATAGCTCGACGCTCTTCTGTGGAATAAACAATTCTGCATCCGTCCTACCATATGTCAGCACAGAGCGAAACGTTCTCTACAGAGAAAGATTTGCAGGGATGTATGCCTCATGGGCTTATTCATCAGCTCAG GTCATAATCGAGATTCCATATCTGTTTGCTCAAGCAATAGCATTTACGGTAATCACATATCCAATGATCGGATACTATTGGTCAGCATACAAGATCTTCTGGTATTTCTACTCCATGTTCTGTTCACTTTTATACTTCACTTACCTCGGAATGCTGCTGATATCGATAACTCCAAGCTTTCCGGTAGCTGCCATTTCACAATCAGCCTTTTACACATTTCTAAATCTGTTCTCTGGATTCCTCATTCCCCGACCT CAAATTCCCAAGTGGTGGGTATGGTTTTATTATGTGGTTCCAACTTCTTGGACTTTAAATGGGATGCTGAATTCACAGTTTGGAGATATAGGGAAGCAAATTGTTGTGTTTGGTGAAAAcaaaagaattgaagattttttGAGAGACTATTTTGGATATCACCATGATATGTTGCCTCTTGTTGGTGTTCTTCTGATGCTGTACCCCATTGCTTTCGCTTCTCTGTTCGCAGTTTGCATCGAAAACTTGAACTTTCAAAGGAGATAA
- the LOC140983827 gene encoding probable L-cysteine desulfhydrase, chloroplastic has product MDSLLPRSGSTTQNSLKSITPEEIRSEFSHHDPTVARINNGSFGCCPATIIAAQQRHQLLFLRQPDYFYFNTLKPSIFETRRLIQTLINADNPDEVSVVDNATTAAAIVLQHTTWSFFLSRFHPGDAVIMLHYAYGAVKKSVHAYISRAGGHVIEVHLPFPVKSSSDIIFEFQKALQKGKENGRKIRLAVIDHITSMPCVIIPVKELVRMCRDEGVDKIFIDGAHAIGNVDLDMKDIGAEFYTSNLHKWLFCPPSAAFLYCKMSEESSDLHHPVVSHEYGNGLAMESAWTGTRDYSSQLVLPEVMEFLNRFEGGIYGIMQRNHQAVIEMAEMLVDAWGTELGTPLDMCSSMAMVGMPTCLGIKSDSDALKLRANLRTVFKVEVPIYYREPVEGEVDPITGYARISHQVYNVVEDYNRLRDAVNKLVKAGVTCASLSN; this is encoded by the coding sequence ATGGATTCTCTCCTCCCCAGAAGCGGCTCCACCACGCAAAATTCATTAAAATCAATAACCCCGGAGGAGATCCGCTCCGAATTCTCCCATCATGACCCCACAGTGGCCCGCATAAACAACGGAAGCTTCGGGTGCTGTCCAGCCACAATTATCGCTGCCCAACAGCGCCACCAGCTCCTCTTCCTTCGTCAGCCAGATTATTTCTATTTCAACACACTCAAGCCCTCCATCTTCGAAACCCGTCGCCTAATCCAGACTCTCATCAACGCGGACAATCCAGATGAAGTCTCCGTCGTGGATAACGCCACCACCGCCGCAGCTATCGTCCTACAGCATACCACCTGGTCTTTCTTCTTATCTCGTTTTCATCCCGGTGACGCCGTTATCATGCTCCACTATGCATACGGAGCCGTCAAGAAGTCCGTCCACGCGTACATTTCTCGCGCCGGTGGCCATGTCATTGAGGTGCACCTTCCTTTTCCTGTGAAATCTAGTTctgatattatatttgaatttcaaaagGCTCTTcaaaaagggaaagaaaatgGTAGAAAGATTAGATTGGCTGTCATCGATCATATAACTTCAATGCCCTGTGTAATAATCCCTGTGAAAGAGCTTGTGAGAATGTGTAGAGACGAGGgtgttgataaaatatttattgatgGGGCACACGCCATTGGCAATGTGGATTTAGACATGAAGGATATAGGCGCTGAGTTTTACACTAGTAATTTGCACAAGTGGTTGTTTTGCCCGCCATCTGCAGCATTTTTGTATTGTAAGATGTCGGAAGAATCCTCTGACTTACACCACCCTGTAGTGTCTCATGAATACGGTAATGGGTTAGCAATGGAGAGTGCCTGGACCGGGACGAGGGACTATAGCTCTCAATTAGTTTTGCCAGAGGTTATGGAATTCTTGAATCGGTTTGAGGGTGGCATATATGGGATTATGCAGAGGAATCACCAGGCAGTGATAGAGATGGCAGAAATGTTAGTAGACGCATGGGGGACAGAATTGGGGACTCCTCTGGATATGTGCTCGAGTATGGCTATGGTGGGAATGCCCACTTGTTTGGGGATTAAGAGTGATTCAGATGCATTGAAATTGAGGGCTAATTTGAGAACTGTTTTTAAGGTTGAGGTTCCGATTTACTATAGGGAGCCAGTTGAGGGAGAAGTTGATCCAATCACAGGGTATGCTAGGATTTCTCATCAGGTGTACAATGTGGTTGAGGACTACAATAGGTTAAGGGATGCTGTCAACAAGTTGGTCAAAGCTGGTGTTACTTGCGCATCACTTTCCAACTGA